Proteins from one Archocentrus centrarchus isolate MPI-CPG fArcCen1 chromosome 8, fArcCen1, whole genome shotgun sequence genomic window:
- the LOC115785079 gene encoding zinc finger and SCAN domain-containing protein 5B-like, translated as MTKLQLLNAYLTERLSVVVKEILDVVEDTVAEYREETARAKRENESLRRQLRDILLLEAGTEWLKSTRSSLGLAAPDRQPGEPERRSRSEEPDSGPNPPRQPPPKAVKPTTHEQVVSVQLLAVHSDPSPGPVHLPVDTKTVEPRDPALKADRLQEVFGKASPITLHSSLNLPSASAPKIHIEVPQVVREEPRAPPPALIKAEPEEYSVSEPEGHTDSLTGAAHIAAEEFRSRVDAERAAVVVGAERQEAQKNRKSSQEKPPPADGTASAFIPELVHRCPRCGEAFGQAASLRIHLEQKRKTYACDWCCKSFAQSADLRRHLRTHTGERPHRCTFCSKSFSQRGNLRRHLRIHTGERPYSCPFCCRTFSDGDTMKKHKRTHSGEKPYRCAQCAKTFTSASGLQIHMKKDMCFVTNA; from the exons ATGAccaagctgcagctgctgaacgCCTACCTGACGGAGCGGCTGTCGGTGGTGGTGAAGGAAATCTTGGACGTGGTGGAGGACACGGTGGCCGAGTACCGGGAGGAGACCGCCAGAGCCAAGCGAGAGAACGAGAGCCTGCGGAGGCAGCTGCGGGACATCCTGCTGCTGGAGGCCGGGACCGAGTGGCTGA AGTCTACCAGGTCCAGTCTCGGTTTGGCAGCTCCTGATCGGCAGCCCGGTGAGCCTGAGCGGAGGTCCCGCTCTGAGGAGCCAGACTCCGGCCCGAACCCACCCCGACAGCCGCCGCCTAAAGCGGTCAAGCCGACGACCCATGAGCAGGTAGTGTCTGTGCAGCTGCTGGCGGTCCACAGCGACCCATCACCGGGGCCAGTCCACCTACCAGTGGACACGAAGACTGTGGAGCCGCGGGACCCGGCGCTGAAGGCTGACCGTCTACAGGAAGTGTTTGGGAAAGCTTCACCCATTACCTTGCACTCCTCCCTGAATCTTCCCTCCGCTTCAGCCCCCAAAATTCACATTGAAGTTCCTCAGGTGGTCAGGGAGGAGCCCCGGGCTCCGCCCCCTGCACTCATCAAAGCTGAACCTGAAGAGTACAGTGTGAGCGAGCCTGAAGGTCACACGGACTCTTTGACCGGTGCTGCTCACATTGCGGCCGAAGAGTTCCGGAGCAGGGTGGATGCAGAGAGGGCggcggtggtggtgggtgcAGAAAGGCAGGAAGCTCAGAAGAACAGGAAGTCCTCTCAGGAGAAGCCGCCGCCTGCAGACGGCACAGCCTCTGCTTTCATACCTGAACTCGTGCATCGCTGCCCACGCTGCGGCGAGGCGTTCGGCCAGGCCGCCAGCCTCCGCATCCACCTGGAGCAGAAGAGGAAGACCTACGCCTGCGATTGGTGCTGCAAGTCCTTTGCGCAGTCAGCCGACTTACGGCGCCACCTGCGCACGCACACGGGCGAGCGGCCACACCGCTGCACCTTCTGCTCCAAGAGTTTCAGCCAGAGAGGAAACCTGCGGCGGCACCTGCGCATCCACACGGGCGAGCGGCCGTACAGCTGCCCGTTCTGCTGCCGCACCTTCAGCGACGGCGACACCATGAAGAAGCACAAACGCACGCACTCGGGAGAGAAACCGTACCGCTGCGCCCAGTGCGCCAAGACCTTCACCAGCGCCAGCGGCCTGCAGATTCACATGAAGAAGGACATGTGCTTCGTGACTAACGCCTGA